One window of the Streptomyces sp. TS71-3 genome contains the following:
- the panC gene encoding pantoate--beta-alanine ligase — MTALVHTAADLRARTRTGRRAVVMTMGALHEGHAALIRAARERADAGPGGRGEVVLTVFVNPLQFGAGEDLDRYPRTLDSDLKIAERAGADVVFAPGADEVYPGGRPQVTIAAGPMGERLEGAFRPGHFDGMLTVVAKLLHLTEADVTLFGQKDAQQLALVRRMVRDLNFPVEIVALPTVREEDGLALSSRNRYLSAAERRTALVLSRALFAGRDRHAAQEALRARAATAPTTHARADALTALGESRAAADAHAVASAISGGPGSASPAVNAPEDVRAAARLVLDEAVTRTPPLELDYLALVDPADFTEIPDDHTGGAVLAVAAKVGATRLIDNIPLTFGPHGAAT, encoded by the coding sequence ATGACCGCTCTTGTGCACACCGCCGCGGACCTGCGGGCACGCACGCGTACCGGCCGGCGCGCCGTCGTGATGACCATGGGAGCCCTGCACGAGGGCCACGCCGCCCTGATACGCGCCGCCCGCGAGCGGGCCGACGCCGGGCCCGGCGGGCGCGGCGAGGTGGTGCTCACCGTCTTCGTCAACCCTCTCCAGTTCGGCGCGGGCGAGGACCTGGACCGCTATCCCCGGACCCTGGACTCCGACCTGAAGATCGCCGAACGGGCGGGCGCCGACGTGGTGTTCGCGCCCGGCGCCGACGAGGTCTACCCCGGCGGCCGCCCGCAGGTGACCATCGCCGCGGGCCCGATGGGCGAGCGCCTTGAGGGCGCCTTCCGACCCGGCCACTTCGACGGCATGCTCACCGTCGTCGCCAAGCTGCTCCACCTCACCGAGGCGGATGTCACCCTCTTCGGGCAGAAGGACGCCCAGCAGCTCGCCCTCGTGCGGCGCATGGTGCGGGACCTGAACTTCCCGGTGGAGATCGTCGCGCTGCCCACGGTCCGCGAGGAGGACGGCCTCGCGCTGTCCAGCCGCAACCGCTACCTGTCGGCCGCGGAGCGCCGCACCGCTCTGGTGCTCTCCCGCGCCCTCTTCGCCGGCCGCGACCGGCACGCCGCCCAGGAGGCGCTGCGCGCCCGGGCCGCCACCGCGCCCACCACGCACGCGCGTGCCGACGCCCTCACCGCCCTGGGCGAGTCCCGCGCCGCCGCGGACGCGCACGCCGTCGCCAGTGCGATATCCGGCGGCCCCGGGAGCGCGTCCCCGGCCGTCAACGCACCGGAGGACGTGCGCGCGGCGGCCCGTCTGGTCCTGGACGAGGCCGTCACCCGCACGCCCCCGCTCGAACTCGACTACCTGGCCCTGGTCGACCCGGCCGACTTCACGGAGATCCCGGACGACCACACGGGCGGCGCCGTCCTCGCGGTCGCCGCGAAGGTGGGCGCCACCCGGCTCATCGACAACATCCCGCTCACCTTCGGACCCCACGGAGCCGCCACATGA